One genomic window of Leptospira brenneri includes the following:
- a CDS encoding MBL fold metallo-hydrolase, whose protein sequence is MKITLFGVRGSLPTPISKMEQREKTLKILQMAKEEWRKDPEGFSEEEFLNHLPIPLSQDLGGNTTCVFIEGDGGEKVILDMGTGLRVLGNQLAPQAFSGEEMDIHILVSHTHWDHIQGWPFFKPGYSPSCNIHFYSCIENLEQRLVRQQHPENFPVTLQQMASKKHFHLWKEFESYMLGGLKIIPFGLRHPGSCTGYRIREGNKIFLFCTDVEYREEDREHLLKMKPQIAGADLIIIDAQYSTAEAEKKLGWGHTAVSKAVEFAEMMEIRSVVLTHHEPDHTDHEVARIILDEARLQKPGGMQIHIAHEGQKFIL, encoded by the coding sequence ATGAAAATAACTCTTTTTGGTGTTCGCGGTTCTCTCCCTACGCCTATTTCTAAAATGGAACAAAGAGAGAAAACTCTCAAAATTCTCCAAATGGCCAAAGAAGAGTGGAGGAAGGACCCAGAGGGATTCTCCGAAGAGGAATTTTTAAATCATCTACCCATCCCCCTTTCTCAAGATCTAGGGGGAAATACCACTTGTGTGTTTATTGAAGGGGACGGGGGCGAAAAAGTCATTTTAGATATGGGAACGGGACTTCGGGTTCTCGGAAACCAATTGGCTCCACAAGCTTTTAGTGGCGAAGAGATGGACATTCATATCTTGGTCTCCCATACACATTGGGATCATATCCAGGGTTGGCCTTTTTTTAAACCTGGTTATTCACCTTCTTGTAATATTCACTTTTACTCATGTATAGAAAACTTAGAACAGCGCCTTGTTCGCCAACAACATCCAGAAAACTTTCCCGTTACTCTACAACAAATGGCTTCCAAAAAACATTTTCACCTTTGGAAAGAGTTTGAATCCTATATGTTAGGTGGCTTAAAAATTATTCCTTTTGGCCTTCGTCACCCTGGTTCTTGTACGGGTTATCGAATTCGCGAAGGGAATAAAATTTTCCTTTTCTGTACCGATGTAGAATACAGAGAAGAAGACCGGGAACACCTGCTCAAAATGAAACCACAGATCGCAGGAGCAGATCTCATCATCATCGATGCACAGTATAGCACTGCTGAGGCGGAAAAAAAATTAGGTTGGGGTCATACGGCCGTGAGTAAAGCTGTTGAGTTTGCGGAGATGATGGAAATTCGTTCCGTTGTCCTCACACATCATGAACCAGATCACACTGATCACGAAGTAGCACGAATCATTTTAGATGAAGCAAGGTTACAAAAACCTGGTGGAATGCAGATTCACATTGCTCACGAAGGGCAAAAGTTTATCCTTTAG
- a CDS encoding LIC_13246 family protein translates to MKETDQPWRELVTKKEEFLHILRILNHYYEMRGETKSKQFVFRRRLADSSPDLVQIFFSKLGTFEYQVACRLLPEEHIETWIHIDGIAEERERLKQIGNTEHPVFSLVCLGDLFALTLPSSVCI, encoded by the coding sequence ATGAAAGAAACCGATCAGCCTTGGCGCGAGCTTGTGACGAAAAAAGAAGAATTTTTGCATATCTTAAGAATTCTAAACCATTACTATGAAATGCGGGGCGAAACCAAGTCTAAGCAGTTTGTTTTCCGTCGTCGGCTTGCGGACTCCTCCCCAGATCTCGTTCAGATTTTTTTCTCTAAACTCGGGACATTCGAATACCAAGTGGCTTGTCGACTCTTGCCAGAGGAACATATCGAAACTTGGATTCATATCGACGGAATTGCCGAAGAAAGGGAAAGGCTAAAACAAATTGGCAATACAGAACATCCCGTCTTTTCGCTCGTTTGTCTGGGTGATTTGTTTGCTTTGACCCTTCCCAGTTCCGTTTGCATTTAA
- a CDS encoding NADP-dependent isocitrate dehydrogenase, translating into MGKIKVKTPLVELDGDEMTRIIWKEIKDRFIYPYLDITLEYYDLGVEYRDKTDDQVTVDSANAIKKHGVGVKCATITPNADRVKEYNLKQEWKSPNGTIRAILDGTVFRKPIIIKNIPAAVNSWKKPIAIGRHAYGDIYRDVEIQVDGPGKVELVYTDASGKEKQRLLVNDFKGGGVALAMHNLDESIKSFAKACFTYALSEKISIWFATKDTISKKYHARFRDIFDNMAKEQEAAMKAAGITYSYYLIDDAVAQIMKNEGGQLWAMMNYDGDVMSDMVASGFGSLGLMTSVLVSPDGKYEYEAAHGTVTRHYRKYQKGETTSTNSVASIFAWTGALAKRGELDGTPELVNFALKLEEAIIETIEGGEMTKDLLSLSTAATKKELDTFQFMEAVQKRLDSKLK; encoded by the coding sequence ATGGGAAAAATTAAAGTAAAAACACCGCTTGTTGAGTTAGACGGCGATGAAATGACAAGAATCATCTGGAAAGAGATTAAGGATCGTTTCATCTACCCTTATTTAGACATCACTTTGGAATACTATGACTTAGGTGTTGAATACCGTGATAAAACAGATGACCAAGTCACTGTCGATTCTGCTAACGCGATCAAAAAACATGGAGTAGGTGTTAAATGTGCAACCATCACTCCGAACGCAGACCGCGTAAAAGAATATAACTTAAAACAAGAATGGAAATCACCAAACGGAACCATTCGTGCTATCTTAGATGGAACAGTTTTTCGTAAACCAATCATCATCAAAAACATTCCGGCAGCAGTAAACTCTTGGAAAAAACCAATTGCGATTGGACGACATGCTTACGGCGATATTTACCGTGACGTGGAAATCCAAGTGGATGGTCCAGGAAAAGTGGAACTTGTTTATACAGATGCTTCTGGTAAAGAAAAACAAAGACTACTTGTGAATGACTTCAAAGGTGGTGGTGTTGCACTTGCAATGCACAACTTAGATGAGTCTATCAAATCATTTGCGAAAGCATGTTTTACTTATGCTTTGTCTGAAAAAATCAGCATCTGGTTTGCAACGAAAGATACTATTTCTAAAAAATACCATGCTCGTTTCCGTGATATCTTTGATAACATGGCAAAAGAACAAGAAGCTGCTATGAAAGCCGCTGGGATTACTTATAGTTACTACCTCATTGATGATGCGGTTGCGCAAATCATGAAAAACGAAGGTGGACAACTTTGGGCGATGATGAACTACGACGGTGACGTTATGAGTGATATGGTTGCTTCTGGTTTTGGTTCGCTTGGTCTTATGACTTCTGTTCTTGTATCTCCGGACGGAAAATATGAATACGAAGCAGCTCACGGAACAGTAACTCGGCACTACCGTAAATACCAAAAAGGAGAAACCACTTCTACAAACTCTGTGGCTTCTATTTTTGCTTGGACAGGAGCTCTTGCGAAACGTGGGGAACTTGATGGAACTCCAGAACTTGTGAACTTTGCTTTGAAATTGGAAGAAGCAATCATCGAAACCATCGAAGGTGGTGAGATGACAAAAGATCTTCTTTCTCTTTCTACAGCAGCTACCAAAAAAGAATTGGATACCTTCCAATTTATGGAAGCTGTACAAAAACGTTTGGATTCCAAACTAAAATAA
- a CDS encoding adenylate/guanylate cyclase domain-containing protein — MIAEFIEWYTNELSEVKSSAELFDKTIGYLQKLDFRIVRVSMGTRTLHPQVESLAYTWVPKGKLEYFDETTNQLQHSHSIIESENGFLREVRFRLGSLQTSQFVVSPVQYVMSTKQSYYFDFVNHKEETYPYPILDDLAPLGATGYFAVPIFQKGAGFAFLSLVTDKPNGWFANELTFLQHVLRLISLQWINFIQNELTESLLSVYLGKRTGSTVYSGKIYLGELDNIKSVIWFSDIRNYSGMSEKLSPPEIIQLLNDYFGLAIPLIEAHGGEVLKLLGDGILAVFPYTEANKTFVGKKVLLAVRKLGEDLVRHNQIREKEGKLSIHHGVGLHSGEILYGNIGSTERLDFTVIGEAVNLTSRIAGMCGELGKAVLASENLAEQIPIRWEELGEHKLKGIGVPQKIFAISERTKRKS, encoded by the coding sequence ATGATCGCTGAATTTATAGAATGGTATACGAATGAATTGTCAGAGGTGAAGTCATCTGCTGAGTTATTCGATAAAACTATTGGTTATTTGCAAAAATTGGATTTTCGGATTGTGCGGGTTAGTATGGGGACTCGCACACTACACCCACAAGTGGAGTCATTGGCTTACACTTGGGTTCCCAAAGGAAAATTAGAATATTTTGATGAAACTACAAACCAACTACAACATTCGCATTCCATTATAGAATCCGAAAATGGATTTCTCCGAGAAGTTCGTTTTCGATTGGGATCTTTACAGACTTCTCAGTTTGTGGTGAGTCCTGTTCAATATGTAATGTCTACAAAACAGTCGTATTACTTTGATTTTGTGAATCATAAGGAAGAAACCTATCCTTATCCCATTTTGGATGACCTGGCACCTCTCGGGGCAACTGGGTATTTTGCGGTCCCGATTTTTCAGAAGGGTGCGGGTTTTGCTTTCCTCAGTTTAGTAACTGATAAACCGAATGGTTGGTTCGCGAACGAACTTACATTTTTACAACATGTTCTCAGGTTGATTTCTCTACAATGGATCAACTTCATTCAAAATGAATTAACTGAATCACTCTTAAGTGTTTACTTAGGAAAAAGAACTGGGTCTACCGTTTATTCAGGAAAAATTTATTTAGGGGAGCTAGATAATATCAAATCAGTGATTTGGTTTTCTGATATTCGCAATTACTCAGGAATGAGTGAAAAATTATCTCCCCCAGAAATTATACAGTTACTCAATGATTATTTTGGTTTGGCCATCCCCCTGATTGAGGCCCATGGTGGAGAAGTTTTAAAACTACTCGGTGATGGAATTTTGGCAGTATTTCCATATACGGAAGCCAATAAAACTTTTGTAGGAAAAAAAGTACTACTCGCTGTTCGAAAGTTAGGTGAAGATTTGGTTCGTCATAATCAAATCAGAGAAAAAGAGGGAAAACTTTCCATTCATCATGGAGTGGGGTTACATTCTGGCGAAATTCTATATGGAAATATTGGTTCTACAGAAAGGTTGGATTTTACTGTGATTGGTGAGGCAGTTAACTTAACGAGTCGGATTGCTGGTATGTGTGGGGAGTTAGGGAAGGCTGTGCTTGCCTCTGAAAATTTAGCAGAGCAAATCCCCATTCGCTGGGAAGAACTTGGAGAACACAAACTCAAAGGCATTGGCGTTCCACAAAAGATTTTTGCGATTTCCGAAAGAACGAAGAGAAAATCTTAG
- a CDS encoding DUF4328 domain-containing protein, whose amino-acid sequence MKYKERITAINIAIMFILTLLFVNFGILYFYIEQFNLYSSLEKGIQVLDSDITIIEKNITVFSLIYTVGFLFTGMFFVYWLTNAYLGIKTIFPNLSGTNFQILIVWFIPVIGLYKPYEIMDELYTHSKQLLLKYNNAKSSLLNLKILNIWWFLWIVDSFLIVFASKLNPNTVDVEEVLFSAKFHIVENIFSILLCFITAKMLLNFSRVEAEIDSIVATEYNQN is encoded by the coding sequence ATGAAATACAAAGAGAGAATTACTGCTATTAATATTGCTATTATGTTCATTTTGACACTTTTGTTTGTTAATTTTGGGATCTTATATTTTTATATTGAACAATTTAATTTATATTCCTCTCTAGAAAAAGGAATTCAAGTTTTAGATTCAGACATCACTATCATCGAAAAAAACATTACTGTATTTAGTTTGATATATACAGTTGGTTTTTTATTCACTGGAATGTTTTTTGTCTATTGGCTTACAAATGCCTATCTAGGAATAAAAACTATTTTTCCAAATCTTTCCGGAACCAATTTTCAAATTCTCATCGTATGGTTTATTCCTGTCATTGGTTTATATAAACCCTATGAAATTATGGATGAGTTATATACTCATTCTAAACAATTACTTCTGAAATACAATAATGCAAAAAGTTCATTATTGAATCTAAAGATTTTGAATATTTGGTGGTTTTTATGGATCGTCGATAGTTTCTTAATTGTTTTTGCTTCTAAGCTGAACCCAAATACAGTTGATGTCGAAGAAGTCCTGTTTTCCGCTAAATTCCATATAGTCGAAAATATTTTCTCAATTCTACTTTGTTTCATCACAGCCAAAATGCTTTTGAATTTTTCGCGAGTGGAAGCTGAAATTGATTCGATCGTTGCAACTGAATATAATCAAAATTAA
- a CDS encoding rhomboid family intramembrane serine protease, which yields MFVFEKANHNYRKPILTLGFIFLTMLTLFFDHPESYAFTPKKEFGLSLIFSNFFNSSFTEWLTNAVYLYMFADNIEDVVGHLFFFLLFLFFGILANLTYFLFHMNSIVPVVGTSGVISGILGMYFVFFPNVKSTMVFERATFRDVPIFISLGIWILIQSYFYLIEFNNQVRSVYGGQVVAFLAGVSLALFFIRHNFLDRLEQNLRLSTFINKTVLCPSCNKPIPAKKYGRLHCSSCDTNFFFDRHGKKFL from the coding sequence ATGTTCGTATTCGAAAAAGCAAATCACAATTATAGAAAACCAATTCTAACATTGGGATTTATTTTTCTAACGATGTTGACCTTATTCTTCGATCATCCTGAGTCCTATGCTTTCACACCCAAAAAAGAGTTCGGACTTAGTCTCATTTTTTCTAATTTCTTTAATTCTTCTTTTACCGAGTGGCTTACAAATGCAGTTTATTTATACATGTTCGCTGATAATATAGAAGATGTAGTGGGACATTTATTTTTTTTCCTTTTATTTCTTTTTTTTGGAATCTTAGCCAACCTAACCTATTTTTTGTTTCATATGAATTCCATTGTTCCTGTTGTCGGAACTTCTGGAGTCATCTCAGGCATTCTTGGAATGTATTTTGTATTTTTTCCCAATGTAAAAAGTACTATGGTTTTTGAAAGAGCGACCTTCCGTGATGTACCTATTTTTATCAGCCTTGGCATTTGGATTCTTATCCAGTCTTATTTCTATCTTATTGAATTCAACAACCAAGTGCGAAGTGTTTATGGTGGACAAGTTGTCGCTTTTTTGGCTGGTGTCAGTCTTGCTCTCTTTTTTATCCGTCACAATTTTTTAGACCGATTAGAACAGAATCTCCGTCTATCTACCTTTATCAATAAAACTGTCCTCTGCCCCTCTTGTAATAAACCAATTCCTGCAAAAAAATATGGAAGGCTTCATTGTTCTTCCTGCGACACCAATTTCTTTTTCGATCGTCATGGAAAAAAATTTCTTTAA
- a CDS encoding SLC5 family protein encodes MITTIDIVFFSATFLLVLGVGMYAGRKESSSSDYFLGGRSLPWWGIAGSLFGTNISANHLVGMLGIGFSVGFAQSHYEFGSIPAIVLLAFVFLPLFRRKKFYTLSQFLQSKFGPAAGRIYSGISLVLITIQLTGALYIGARSFLPFIKDTGIQITYTEVVLWIAFTSTIYTWFGGLKSVVYTDVIQTFLILASGLLLAYLSITRPEVGGIFELFAKEEGRVDGLSKMNLYLPPNHPTLPWTGALNGLFLLHIFYWNTNQYVVQRTLGGKSLREARLGILVGGLLKLTVPFFSILTGVAAYQIWTSLGETANIAPDEAFSKLVVLVVPLGYGLIGVILAGLLGAIFSSIDSMLHSAATLFTIDFYKPFRERFGKKLIDEEEMKVGRIFLLVFSLLVTVLAILFVDPNSKKNFFIELSNQSSHFTPALLVVFLLGILNVKISSRMICITILITPIFSFLSPLLYSNLAPSFTKQLFGEELNFLHRVFFSFHFALILLTITALVQYKWEKNSEGLRTEKSSIRNLKQILTQTIRKPNTKNFFIFLILFFGIITFRIRFPEYKTYLSATGFLLFVNSTLILTFQKRSPNQSMITLFRKRDEWLYGILLGLTFLFYLWF; translated from the coding sequence ATGATAACAACGATCGATATCGTATTTTTTTCAGCAACCTTCCTTCTTGTCCTTGGTGTGGGAATGTATGCAGGCCGAAAGGAATCCTCCTCTTCTGATTACTTTCTCGGAGGACGAAGCCTACCTTGGTGGGGGATCGCCGGTTCTCTATTCGGAACCAATATCTCAGCAAACCACTTGGTGGGAATGCTCGGCATTGGATTTTCTGTAGGGTTCGCACAGAGCCATTACGAATTTGGATCGATTCCCGCCATTGTCCTTTTGGCTTTTGTTTTCCTTCCCTTGTTCCGACGTAAAAAATTCTATACTCTCTCTCAATTCCTCCAGAGCAAATTTGGACCCGCAGCCGGAAGGATTTATTCGGGGATCTCACTCGTCCTCATCACCATCCAACTGACAGGAGCTTTGTACATTGGCGCACGGAGTTTTCTTCCCTTTATCAAAGATACAGGAATTCAAATTACTTATACAGAAGTTGTCCTTTGGATTGCATTTACATCAACCATCTATACCTGGTTTGGTGGTTTAAAATCAGTAGTTTATACCGATGTGATCCAAACCTTTCTGATCTTAGCCTCAGGATTACTCTTAGCATATCTTTCCATTACAAGACCAGAAGTGGGTGGTATCTTTGAGTTATTTGCCAAAGAGGAAGGTCGAGTTGATGGACTTAGTAAAATGAATTTGTATCTACCTCCCAACCATCCCACCCTTCCTTGGACGGGAGCTCTCAATGGACTTTTTTTATTACATATTTTTTATTGGAATACAAACCAGTATGTCGTACAGCGTACGCTAGGTGGAAAATCATTAAGAGAAGCAAGGCTCGGAATTTTAGTAGGTGGACTTCTTAAACTAACAGTTCCTTTTTTTTCAATCCTTACTGGCGTTGCGGCTTACCAAATTTGGACATCTCTGGGGGAAACGGCAAACATTGCACCAGACGAAGCCTTTTCCAAACTTGTGGTTCTCGTAGTTCCCTTAGGATATGGCCTGATTGGAGTGATCCTTGCCGGACTCCTCGGAGCTATTTTTTCAAGCATCGATTCCATGCTCCATTCCGCAGCCACTCTATTTACCATCGATTTTTATAAACCGTTTCGGGAAAGATTCGGTAAAAAACTCATCGATGAAGAGGAAATGAAAGTTGGTAGAATTTTCCTGTTGGTATTTTCTTTGTTAGTCACGGTCCTCGCCATTCTCTTTGTCGATCCCAATTCTAAGAAAAATTTCTTTATTGAACTATCAAACCAAAGTTCTCACTTCACACCGGCCCTTCTTGTTGTTTTTTTATTAGGAATTTTAAATGTAAAAATCAGTAGCAGAATGATTTGTATAACAATCCTGATCACACCGATTTTCTCCTTTTTATCTCCACTACTCTATTCCAACCTTGCACCAAGTTTCACAAAACAATTATTTGGTGAAGAACTCAATTTTTTACACCGAGTGTTTTTTAGTTTTCATTTTGCTCTAATTTTACTAACAATCACAGCCCTGGTGCAATACAAATGGGAAAAAAATTCCGAAGGATTGAGAACTGAGAAAAGTTCAATTCGAAACCTAAAACAAATTCTCACCCAAACCATCCGAAAGCCAAATACTAAAAACTTCTTCATTTTTTTGATTTTATTTTTTGGAATAATCACATTTAGAATTCGATTTCCTGAGTATAAAACCTACCTATCCGCAACAGGATTTTTACTATTTGTAAACTCTACTTTGATCTTAACCTTCCAAAAAAGATCACCAAACCAATCCATGATAACCTTATTTCGTAAAAGGGACGAATGGTTATATGGAATCCTCCTAGGATTGACATTTTTGTTTTACCTTTGGTTTTAA
- a CDS encoding LLM class flavin-dependent oxidoreductase, with amino-acid sequence MIPIPKAPTIRSENPSVEVAWFCDLCNGDYEYLGVPDGNLRSSFEHCSDIIRLADELGYQNILLPSSYQTGQDTLTFAAAASQFTKQISLLTAIRCGEIHPPMLARTLSTLDHMLKGRLNINIISSDLPGTQRDSKTRYEISKEVIQILQQGWTQDQIKFQGKHYQFDLPTDPVKSYQQNGGPLLYFGGISPDARALCAEFCDVFLMWPETEERLADTMQDLSLRAANFGRTIDFGLRIHLIVRDTEKEAKDAAKQLLSRLDLERANDIKHRALDSNSAGVLRQDELRKSADPDLFIEPMIWSGIGLARSGCGSAIVGTPEQVYEKIQRYIQMGIRAFIFSGYPLIEESKLFAKSVLPKLQTINFAEAQGRKPKGIPVTPLTTGERK; translated from the coding sequence ATGATACCGATCCCGAAAGCACCCACCATCCGATCCGAAAACCCTTCCGTAGAAGTAGCCTGGTTTTGTGACCTTTGTAACGGAGATTATGAATATTTGGGAGTTCCTGATGGTAATTTACGTTCTAGTTTCGAACATTGTTCGGATATCATTCGTTTGGCGGATGAATTGGGATATCAAAACATTCTCCTTCCTTCTTCTTACCAAACTGGACAAGACACATTAACTTTTGCAGCCGCTGCTTCCCAATTCACAAAACAAATTTCTCTCCTAACGGCCATTCGGTGTGGTGAAATCCATCCCCCGATGCTCGCAAGAACATTATCCACTTTAGATCATATGTTAAAGGGAAGACTCAATATCAATATTATCTCTTCGGATCTTCCAGGTACCCAAAGAGATTCCAAAACAAGGTATGAGATCTCTAAAGAGGTCATTCAAATTTTGCAACAAGGTTGGACACAGGACCAAATCAAGTTTCAAGGAAAACACTATCAGTTTGATTTACCAACGGATCCAGTAAAGTCATACCAACAAAACGGTGGGCCTTTACTTTATTTTGGAGGAATTTCTCCCGATGCACGAGCTCTTTGTGCCGAGTTTTGTGATGTTTTTTTGATGTGGCCTGAAACAGAAGAAAGACTTGCTGATACCATGCAAGACTTAAGTTTACGGGCAGCAAACTTTGGAAGGACTATTGATTTTGGTCTTCGCATTCATTTGATTGTTCGTGATACAGAAAAAGAAGCGAAAGACGCAGCAAAACAATTGTTATCTAGACTTGATCTTGAAAGGGCAAATGATATCAAACACCGTGCTTTGGATTCTAATTCAGCAGGGGTCCTTCGTCAAGATGAACTCCGAAAATCTGCAGATCCTGACCTATTCATTGAACCCATGATTTGGTCAGGAATTGGCCTTGCCCGTTCTGGATGTGGTTCTGCCATTGTAGGAACTCCAGAACAAGTTTATGAAAAAATCCAAAGATACATCCAAATGGGGATTCGTGCTTTTATTTTCTCTGGATATCCTTTGATTGAAGAATCAAAACTTTTTGCAAAATCGGTTCTTCCAAAATTACAGACCATCAACTTTGCAGAAGCACAAGGTCGAAAACCAAAAGGGATTCCTGTGACCCCTCTCACAACAGGAGAAAGAAAATGA
- a CDS encoding aldo/keto reductase, which produces MKVPQIEFPIHKFSISRLVYGIWRLHEDKEGSSPERILEKIELCLSLGIDTFDHADIYGGFENEELFGKALSKLPSLKSKIKIITKCGIQIPGSKFPTKHYNTSKEHIRYSVERSLRKLTVDKLDVVLIHRPDPLMDPYELAEIFEVLITEGKVNHFGVSNFTPSQFQMLQSAYRRPLFTNQVEFHPFRTEPLFDGTFDQILESRIHPMIWSPTAGGRIFVPKTEREVATHSKLQEIAKKYGSSADQVLYSWFLNHPAGLVPILGTNEPKRIQSAAECFSYPLTRVEWFSILEAARGKEVA; this is translated from the coding sequence ATGAAAGTCCCTCAAATTGAATTTCCAATACATAAATTTTCTATCTCCAGACTGGTTTATGGAATTTGGAGGTTACATGAAGATAAAGAGGGTAGTTCTCCTGAAAGAATTTTAGAAAAAATCGAACTTTGTCTTAGTCTCGGAATCGATACCTTTGATCATGCCGATATCTATGGAGGTTTTGAAAATGAAGAACTTTTTGGTAAGGCTTTGTCCAAGTTACCTTCTTTAAAATCAAAAATCAAAATCATCACAAAATGTGGAATCCAAATCCCTGGATCGAAATTTCCCACCAAACATTACAATACATCCAAAGAACACATTCGTTACTCGGTGGAACGATCCTTACGGAAACTCACAGTAGACAAGTTGGATGTGGTACTCATTCATAGACCAGACCCACTCATGGATCCTTATGAGTTGGCAGAGATATTTGAAGTTCTGATCACTGAAGGAAAAGTAAATCATTTTGGAGTTTCCAACTTTACTCCATCGCAATTCCAAATGTTGCAATCAGCTTACAGGAGACCTCTTTTTACAAACCAAGTGGAGTTTCATCCATTTCGCACAGAACCACTGTTTGATGGAACCTTCGACCAAATACTAGAATCAAGAATTCATCCCATGATATGGTCACCCACAGCGGGAGGACGGATCTTTGTTCCCAAAACGGAAAGGGAAGTTGCCACACATTCGAAACTTCAGGAAATTGCCAAAAAATATGGATCTAGCGCCGACCAAGTTCTTTATTCGTGGTTTTTAAACCATCCCGCAGGCCTTGTTCCCATTTTGGGAACTAATGAACCCAAACGAATCCAGTCTGCAGCCGAATGTTTTTCTTATCCTCTTACTCGAGTGGAATGGTTTTCCATTTTAGAAGCGGCACGTGGGAAAGAAGTGGCTTGA
- a CDS encoding YcxB family protein, whose product MNEIKYIQKLDDLSFFSLHHHNRYSSKYQKYYPEIFLSVTTIISAVMFFSTYPEEINFVAILYLLFSILYYAYLRLTRKRKLLKHFKKFYTEGKDFTESELTIRFEDLFILTQSKNVESKIPYENLTRLSIGTEALYVYISNIQALILPNRIFHSPMESQTIIDFLIQKNGNLIAPLK is encoded by the coding sequence ATGAATGAAATCAAATATATACAAAAATTAGATGACCTGTCTTTTTTTTCCTTACACCATCACAATCGATATAGTAGTAAATACCAGAAATATTACCCGGAGATTTTTTTATCCGTAACAACAATCATATCTGCTGTGATGTTCTTTAGCACGTATCCAGAAGAAATTAACTTTGTAGCTATCTTGTATCTGTTGTTTAGCATTCTATATTATGCTTATCTCCGTTTGACTCGCAAAAGAAAACTCCTCAAGCACTTTAAGAAATTCTATACGGAAGGAAAGGATTTTACGGAATCGGAACTAACCATTCGGTTTGAAGATTTATTTATACTGACCCAATCCAAAAACGTGGAGTCAAAAATTCCCTATGAAAATCTTACGAGGTTGTCTATCGGAACAGAAGCCCTTTACGTATATATCTCGAACATTCAGGCTTTGATTTTACCCAATCGGATTTTTCATTCTCCTATGGAAAGTCAGACGATCATCGACTTTCTGATCCAAAAGAATGGGAATCTAATAGCGCCTCTCAAATGA